A window of the Labrus mixtus chromosome 8, fLabMix1.1, whole genome shotgun sequence genome harbors these coding sequences:
- the LOC132979270 gene encoding aquaporin-1-like — MREFKSKDFWRAVLAELVGMTLFIFLSLATAIGNSNNTNPDQEVKVALGFGLAIATLAQSLGHISGAHLNPAVTLGMLASCQISVFKAVMYIIAQMLGSALASGIMFGARPNSNKSLGLNTLNGVTPGQGVGIELLATFQLVLCVIAVTDKRRRDVSGSAPLAIGLSVCLGHLAAISYTGCGINPARSFGPALILSDFTNHWVYWVGPMCGGVAAALIYDFLLSPKFDDFPERVKVLVSGPVGDYDVNGGNDTTAVEMSSK, encoded by the exons ATGAGGGAGTTCAAGAGCAAGGATTTCTGGAGGGCCGTCCTGGCTGAACTGGTTGGCATGaccctttttattttcctcagcTTGGCCACAGCTATTGGGAACAGCAACAACACCAATCCAGACCAGGAGGTGAAGGTGGCTCTGGGCTTCGGACTGGCCATCGCCACACTTGCTCAAAGTTTAGGCCACATCAGCGGGGCCCACCTGAATCCTGCAGTCACCCTCGGGATGCTCGCCAGCTGCCAGATCAGCGTGTTCAAGGCTGTCATGTACATCATAGCCCAGATGCTAGGTTCTGCTCTGGCCAGTGGCATTATGTTTGGAGCACGTCCAAACAGCAATAAATCACTTGGGCTGAATACT CTCAATGGTGTCACTCCCGGCCAAGGCGTGGGCATCGAGCTCCTGGCAACCTTCCAGTTGGTGCTGTGTGTCATTGCAGTCACTGATAAAAGGCGGCGTGATGTCAGCGGCTCAGCACCCTTGGCCATTGGCCTCTCCGTCTGCCTTGGACACTTGGCAGCG ATCAGCTACACAGGCTGTGGCATCAATCCCGCTCGCTCTTTTGGTCCGGCTTTGATCCTGAGCGATTTCACAAACCACTGG GTGTACTGGGTTGGGCCGATGTGTGGCGGAGTAGCAGCAGCCCTCATTTACGACTTCCTGCTGTCTCCAAAATTTGATGACTTCCCCGAGCGCGTGAAGGTCCTTGTCAGTGGCCCAGTCGGCGACTATGACGTCAACGGAGGCAATGACACTACAGCTGTGGAAATGTCGTCAAAATAG
- the LOC132979271 gene encoding aquaporin-1-like, whose protein sequence is MTEIKSWPFWRAVAAEFVGMLLFIFIGLSAIVGKPSIAVVQELKVSLAFALAIATLAQSLGHISGAHLNPAVTLGLLVSSQISALRCVGYILAQMLGAVAASAIVNGFPSSGNLGVNKLSDNVSVGQGFIIEFLATLQLVLCVIAVTDKRRRDVTGSAPLAIGLSVGLGHFAAISFTGCGINPARSFGPALIKSAMENHWVYWLGPMCGGIAASLIYDFLLYPRTNTLRSRRNVLLHGPEDENDDAEIIEGGNSNPGPSQWPKQ, encoded by the exons atgacagaaataaaaagctgGCCGTTTTGGAGGGCCGTGGCTGCAGAGTTCGTTGGCATGTTGCTCTTCATCTTTATTGGCTTATCGGCCATTGTTGGAAAACCTTCCATTGCTGTTGTTCAGGAGCTGAAGGTCTCGCTGGCCTTTGCTCTGGCCATTGCCACGTTAGCTCAGAGTTTGGGCCACATCAGCGGGGCACACTTGAACCCTGCAGTCACTCTTGGCCTGCTGGTCAGCAGCCAGATCAGTGCTCTCAGATGTGTTGGTTACATCCTGGCTCAGATGCTCGGGGCAGTTGCAGCTAGCGCCATTGTGAATGGATTTCCGAGCAGTGGAAATCTTGGTGTTAACAAA CTTTCCGACAATGTGTCTGTAGGACAAGGCTTCATCATTGAGTTCCTTGCCACCCTTCAGCTTGTCCTGTGTGTGATAGCAGTGACCGATAAGCGACGCAGGGATGTCACAGGCTCTGCACCGCTGGCTATCGGCCTGTCAGTGGGCCTTGGACACTTTGCTGCT ATTAGTTTCACTGGATGTGGCATCAATCCTGCGCGCTCTTTTGGACCTGCTTTAATAAAGAGTGCAATGGAGAACCACTGG GTGTACTGGCTGGGGCCTATGTGTGGAGGCATAGCAGCATCTCTTATCTATGACTTTCTTCTGTATCCACGAACAAACACCCTGAGAAGTCGCAGGAACGTCCTGCTTCATGGTCCGGAAGATGAAAATGACGACGCTGAAATAATTGAAGGAGGCAACAGCAACCCCGGGCCGAGTCAGTGGCCAAAACAATGA